In the genome of Saprospira sp. CCB-QB6, one region contains:
- a CDS encoding SMI1/KNR4 family protein, whose translation MKEIWERFEAWIDRYANLLLDDLNGGAEEEHFEPVERAIRSELPQAFKEFYRIHDGQYSESEEGLIDTHILLPLEQMLSIWAQLRHQFDEGAFDDLESEPQDGIRMEWWNPYWLPLTTDKAGSFIFMDFAPSRQGNLGQIIYMPRDSAERILLAPSFEAWISRYVRHLEEGHYRYSERMGGIIQKQRLNGVSDDSQHSFWHDSENDDLEGFEVVKE comes from the coding sequence ATGAAAGAAATTTGGGAACGCTTCGAAGCATGGATCGACCGTTATGCTAACCTACTGCTTGATGATTTGAATGGAGGAGCAGAAGAAGAACATTTTGAGCCCGTCGAAAGGGCCATCCGCTCTGAACTGCCCCAAGCCTTTAAGGAATTTTATCGCATCCATGATGGCCAATACTCAGAATCTGAAGAGGGCCTAATTGATACACATATTCTTCTTCCGCTAGAGCAAATGCTCAGCATCTGGGCCCAACTCCGCCATCAATTTGATGAAGGTGCATTTGATGATCTAGAATCTGAGCCTCAAGATGGCATTCGGATGGAGTGGTGGAACCCCTACTGGCTTCCACTCACTACCGATAAAGCAGGTAGCTTTATTTTTATGGATTTTGCCCCTAGTCGCCAAGGCAATTTGGGCCAAATTATCTATATGCCCCGCGATTCTGCCGAACGCATTCTGCTGGCCCCCTCTTTTGAGGCCTGGATCAGCCGATATGTGCGCCACTTAGAAGAAGGCCACTACCGCTACTCGGAAAGAATGGGCGGAATTATCCAAAAACAACGCCTCAATGGGGTAAGCGACGATAGCCAGCATAGCTTCTGGCACGATAGCGAAAATGATGACCTAGAAGGCTTTGAAGTGGTCAAAGAATAG
- a CDS encoding endonuclease MutS2 produces the protein MNLAPKDLYQKLEFDKVVERLQAYCLGELGQAYFAELSLSQNPQEIERSLQESFEFLQSYEHNHNIPLRVYHSIEADLKMLRIEGYVLSVESLRNIASILLCTEALFRFFDPKTERRELYPHLFDILRPLQFEPELLKSINQVVDEEGNIRPDASPELQRIARMQGSKRQEMDKRFRQTAGFYQSKNWLADSVETVRNGRRVLAVQAEYKRQLRGILHDESASGRTVYIEPDEVIDLNNDLFDLEQEYKREIFRILRDLSALLRPYVDDLRDFQDLMLRFDVIQAKTQLAYKLNATKPLLRPTPFYKIEKAYHPLLLLKNKEQGEPVVPFSLSFEKDERILLLSGPNAGGKSITLKALGLLQMMLQAGLLLPIAEGSEMGVFEQIFADIGDQQSLEDELSTYSSRLENARYFIKHANANTLVLIDEFGSGTDPQMGGAIAEAILRELNKAKVYGLITTHYANLKSFAFNQRGLVNGHMVFDMNSLAPTYQMRMGQPGSSYAFEIAEKTGLPFKVVEYAKRKVGKKVHNYEQMLADLQRERQELKKKEVEVAEQQRQLDQLIKNYNYAQKELEFGRKKLKLQVREQEMLALQQDRQDLKDALKELREAENKANARAKAEALLAQNREQQAELTEKVDDIKENIYQAYHQQVKGEIVVGSQVRLRAGGMLGVVREIKKKEALVELEHISLSVKLRDLILVEGAFEKQQASTVQTKLHSQPQVFDAKIDIRGMRYEDAIERLQVFLDKALMSNAYEVEIIHGKGSGVLRRAVQKKLREYPNVKDSFFAAPQQGGDGKTIVQFE, from the coding sequence ATGAACTTAGCACCGAAAGACCTTTATCAGAAACTAGAATTTGATAAGGTCGTAGAACGACTACAAGCCTACTGCCTCGGAGAGCTGGGGCAGGCCTATTTTGCCGAACTTAGCCTGAGCCAAAACCCTCAAGAGATAGAGCGATCTTTGCAAGAATCTTTTGAGTTTTTGCAAAGCTATGAACACAATCACAATATTCCCCTGCGGGTCTATCACAGCATAGAAGCCGACTTGAAAATGCTCCGAATTGAGGGCTATGTGCTTTCGGTAGAGAGCCTTCGGAATATTGCCAGCATTTTGCTTTGTACAGAAGCCCTTTTCCGCTTCTTTGATCCCAAAACAGAGCGCCGAGAACTCTATCCACATCTCTTTGATATTTTACGTCCCCTACAGTTTGAGCCCGAATTGCTCAAGTCAATTAACCAAGTGGTTGATGAAGAAGGGAATATCCGCCCAGATGCCTCACCCGAATTGCAGCGCATTGCTCGGATGCAGGGCTCTAAGCGGCAAGAAATGGACAAAAGATTTCGACAGACAGCAGGTTTTTACCAAAGTAAAAATTGGTTGGCCGACTCTGTAGAAACGGTCCGTAATGGCCGCCGAGTACTAGCCGTACAAGCCGAATACAAGCGACAGTTAAGAGGGATTTTACATGATGAGTCGGCTTCTGGCCGCACGGTCTACATTGAGCCCGATGAGGTGATTGATTTGAACAATGACCTCTTTGATCTGGAACAAGAATACAAAAGAGAGATTTTCCGCATTCTAAGAGACTTGAGCGCCTTGCTCCGTCCCTATGTAGATGATCTCCGAGATTTTCAGGACCTGATGCTTCGCTTTGATGTGATCCAAGCCAAAACACAATTGGCCTACAAACTCAATGCAACTAAGCCTTTGCTGCGCCCCACTCCCTTTTATAAGATTGAAAAGGCCTATCATCCGCTTTTGCTGCTGAAGAATAAGGAACAGGGCGAGCCCGTGGTCCCTTTCAGTCTAAGCTTTGAGAAAGATGAGCGCATTTTATTGCTCAGTGGACCAAATGCTGGGGGAAAATCAATTACGCTCAAGGCCCTTGGCCTTTTGCAGATGATGTTGCAGGCCGGTCTTCTTCTCCCTATCGCCGAGGGCAGCGAAATGGGCGTCTTTGAGCAAATCTTTGCCGATATCGGAGACCAGCAGTCTTTGGAAGATGAGCTGAGTACCTATAGCTCTAGATTGGAAAATGCCCGCTACTTTATTAAACATGCCAATGCTAATACTCTGGTCTTGATTGATGAGTTTGGTTCTGGTACCGACCCCCAAATGGGAGGCGCCATCGCCGAGGCCATTTTGCGAGAACTCAATAAGGCAAAGGTCTATGGCTTGATTACTACGCACTACGCCAATCTCAAAAGTTTCGCTTTTAACCAAAGGGGCCTAGTCAATGGCCATATGGTGTTTGATATGAATAGCCTGGCCCCCACCTACCAAATGCGAATGGGCCAACCCGGTAGCTCTTACGCCTTCGAAATTGCCGAAAAAACGGGCTTGCCCTTCAAAGTGGTAGAATACGCCAAGCGAAAAGTGGGTAAAAAGGTGCATAACTATGAGCAAATGCTCGCTGACTTGCAAAGAGAGCGACAAGAACTCAAGAAAAAGGAAGTAGAGGTGGCAGAGCAGCAGCGACAGCTGGACCAGCTCATTAAGAATTATAATTATGCGCAAAAGGAGCTGGAATTTGGGCGCAAAAAACTCAAGTTGCAGGTCCGTGAACAAGAAATGTTGGCCCTACAACAAGATCGCCAAGATCTTAAGGATGCCCTCAAGGAACTACGAGAGGCCGAAAACAAAGCCAATGCCCGCGCTAAAGCGGAGGCCCTCTTGGCCCAAAACCGAGAGCAACAAGCCGAGCTAACCGAAAAAGTCGATGATATTAAAGAGAATATTTATCAGGCTTATCATCAGCAGGTGAAGGGCGAAATTGTGGTGGGTTCTCAGGTCCGTTTGCGAGCGGGTGGCATGCTGGGCGTGGTCCGAGAAATCAAAAAGAAGGAGGCGCTGGTAGAGCTAGAACACATTAGTTTGAGCGTGAAACTGCGCGACCTCATCTTGGTAGAAGGCGCCTTTGAAAAGCAGCAGGCGAGCACGGTACAAACCAAATTGCACAGCCAACCCCAAGTCTTTGATGCTAAAATTGACATTCGGGGAATGCGTTACGAGGATGCCATCGAACGCCTACAAGTTTTTCTGGACAAAGCCCTGATGTCAAACGCCTATGAAGTGGAGATTATTCACGGAAAAGGCTCTGGCGTTTTGCGGCGGGCCGTACAGAAAAAACTACGGGAGTATCCCAATGTAAAGGACAGCTTTTTTGCAGCCCCTCAACAAGGGGGGGACGGCAAAACCATTGTTCAGTTTGAGTAA
- a CDS encoding DUF4625 domain-containing protein: MKRFFLFFLSLFLLQACQTAQSDLRAPILNIYSFTPQLLSDTICGQLEPDNVIHLRTDDTLKMNLGLIDNEELSQLKVDIHANFDCHGHRSPYLESWSVLELIDLSGSNQDLELFYVPPADAWAGNYHFQLRLLDAAGNETGGSTAYSIKLISSQDSIAPEIRLNSPQGSTTANRGSQIFFEGQALDNMDLDGGKLELRYESPSGNIQLAQEVEIPLNTGTTYTFNWSYPIPNTLSTGNYRYFLRIIDAVGNTTESSSVDIQLN; encoded by the coding sequence ATGAAACGCTTTTTCCTTTTCTTCCTCAGCCTCTTCCTTTTGCAGGCCTGCCAAACTGCCCAAAGTGATCTTCGGGCCCCTATTCTCAATATTTATAGCTTTACCCCCCAGCTCCTTTCCGACACGATTTGCGGCCAACTAGAACCCGATAATGTCATTCATCTTCGTACAGATGATACCCTAAAAATGAATTTGGGGCTCATTGATAATGAAGAGCTCTCTCAACTCAAAGTAGACATTCACGCCAATTTTGATTGCCATGGCCACCGTAGCCCCTACCTAGAAAGTTGGTCGGTCCTTGAGCTAATCGATCTAAGCGGCAGCAACCAAGATTTAGAACTCTTTTATGTTCCCCCAGCAGATGCCTGGGCCGGCAATTACCATTTTCAGCTCCGCCTACTCGATGCAGCAGGCAACGAAACAGGAGGCAGCACAGCTTATAGCATCAAACTGATTTCTAGCCAAGATAGCATTGCCCCCGAAATCCGCCTCAATAGCCCCCAAGGCAGTACAACGGCCAACCGTGGCAGCCAAATCTTTTTTGAGGGCCAGGCTTTAGACAATATGGACCTAGATGGCGGAAAACTCGAACTTCGCTACGAATCGCCTTCTGGAAATATCCAATTGGCCCAAGAAGTGGAAATCCCGCTCAACACGGGAACTACCTATACCTTTAACTGGTCCTATCCCATCCCCAACACCCTCTCTACGGGTAACTACCGCTACTTTTTGCGCATTATTGATGCCGTGGGCAATACCACAGAGAGCAGCTCAGTGGATATTCAGCTGAATTAG
- a CDS encoding GAF domain-containing protein, which produces MNKTEKEQAYSAALSEIKAVLEGESQMVLKMSTINCILKTHLPYYFWVGFYCMHEGALIVGPYQGTLGCLHIGLDRGICGRAARLAQTQLIQDVHADPEHLACDSRTNSEIVLPVFDPQGQLIAVFDVDSTEKAAFDELDQQFLEQLLAEQFAQTSLEKQFLS; this is translated from the coding sequence ATGAATAAAACAGAAAAAGAGCAGGCCTACAGCGCTGCCCTAAGCGAAATTAAAGCGGTTTTAGAGGGGGAAAGCCAAATGGTCCTTAAAATGAGTACGATAAACTGTATCCTCAAGACGCATTTACCCTACTATTTTTGGGTGGGCTTTTACTGTATGCATGAGGGCGCCCTTATTGTTGGCCCTTATCAAGGCACCTTGGGCTGTTTACATATTGGTTTAGATCGCGGCATTTGTGGACGGGCGGCTCGCTTGGCCCAAACGCAACTGATTCAGGATGTACATGCCGATCCCGAACACCTTGCCTGCGATAGCCGAACCAATTCAGAGATTGTTCTGCCCGTTTTTGACCCGCAGGGCCAATTGATCGCCGTTTTTGATGTGGATAGTACCGAAAAGGCCGCCTTTGACGAGTTGGACCAGCAGTTTCTCGAACAGTTATTAGCCGAGCAGTTTGCTCAAACTAGCTTAGAAAAACAGTTTTTAAGCTAG
- a CDS encoding gliding motility-associated C-terminal domain-containing protein, with product MRLFYTIPKRKSWLAVVLFLCLPFLAWSQGRIEVRVVSMSVANNVDCDGFLNGDSDFVFEFLATDNTIGLVNNNPAAIGVLGDFNYGFRNGDNGPWTVNAPSGDLRPNDGIFFNQEYICPADVPSLINIDWRAYENDILGFNYSLTGTTFDEDLQTGNQVGGIAVPAVGGVNTQSFTATATDGCGNQSYTLVLEVEHFALPVTYLPDAICAAPMLNLNQTYTYGWCPTVTLEPNEPNASDVTDNGSVWFAFTAPASGEVEITTDLSGTEIGTYMQFYHAADGYGCTVGNNLNTGAQVKDKFEYLSHLEFSDGTDGLGLDPEAEIEFDACDPVGGVSYQKLHPGEVYYVQLTSDDAGERGWVQVRINDLGGSSPPNPEDIPCTAPQITLGTAAVSSGAGSAASITLDFDCAFDGGNDYGETGSAHTNSNPENYHAYDYDHNATNNSTVNESVWMHFTAPNSGRAYVETDYTGSVFSENLAFFGPDPRFAPGTPGDFSCANLTNLDAADGGRNGVLGNAQESAIVYRECMEPGYEYYAMADPVSGLNPFNDQFIGVWAYDPSVTEPLENPPPNDILCLTLPDPFYEIPVQLIGQPPLPFQAVAGSNQRACIERLAGEPVSDPNPANRADQTVWHYFTVPPSGVVEIRLRAYTNLNRLNYAIYPLLNGTDCYGGLQPATYTTTGAANGGALTPIASGNTDFNGSTISLCCLVPGTVYALQLDGGSPGDQGQYIIEYIEEIEVYAGDSQYETEQGDTIAYNSMDTAYICYGDSIFPSVMLDPLGQTTSVVPGCLEVGFMLHNSFPIPDTIANIGFMYIDSTRDSSAYFVNNTNNSGSMGNPLFNQVYYVSAVADETVSWGDLTCSSASMENGAPVVFLQPLNIVTGYDPNNCTISLTLSGGLPAYNGSSYDYLLVNSFGDTIQGQALANQTVSFPILGADVYDIYINDGVNCTAQSSVNASPCNDPCLSDPIRFMPSPIDSTIYQCQAGGNAATATVLINGGYPAQNGSNYTIVLSGSSVAGQNGSYTVAGSGNSSAISFSFDVADGDVWSLIVSDSGACSDTTSHLFTYDQTNCPDFCVANPVVASSGYSCFPTGSALVEVSLGGGAPSIFGSNYTVSVSGSTVFGQTYSNAQIAGTIGGSSYLSFLVNDGDNWTVTVIDDNGCTDTLSSTYIFNSTNCPISCDSVPLAITPSSYNCNLDGTAEVTIDITGGTPFFDGSDYSLTITGVSTGDNVLNTPVAGNIGGSVTYSFTVADGDIWQVFVEDIEDCQESLTDTFAWNATNCGNICSNASYTPILINGGSDSVSYDCDGQGNAILFLELTGGLPAAAGPNNLYTATITINGQTTSQQALYSGGFASLGLNLASGDDWKVVITDALGCSADSIAAIFQAVDAVATSDAGFEILVGEAVTLDGTGSQGNITSYLWTPMTGLNNPTQATTIGFPIETTTYSLEVRDANDCVDYDSVTVNVGACVAQHSGFTPNNDGVNDLWEIPCLELLEGDLEVYNRWGQLVYRKEAYDNSWDGTDFRTGSNLPDATYYYVLQVKYPSQANPVLFKGTVTIIR from the coding sequence ATGAGATTATTTTACACTATACCTAAGCGGAAAAGCTGGCTAGCTGTAGTCCTCTTTCTCTGCCTGCCATTTTTGGCTTGGTCGCAAGGCCGAATTGAGGTAAGAGTAGTGAGTATGTCTGTGGCCAACAATGTAGATTGTGACGGCTTTTTGAATGGAGACAGTGATTTTGTCTTTGAATTTTTGGCCACGGATAACACCATTGGCCTAGTGAACAACAACCCCGCGGCTATTGGGGTGTTGGGCGACTTTAACTATGGATTTCGGAATGGGGACAATGGTCCTTGGACCGTTAATGCACCTAGTGGCGATTTGAGACCCAATGATGGTATTTTCTTCAATCAGGAGTATATCTGTCCTGCCGATGTGCCTAGCCTCATCAATATTGATTGGCGGGCCTATGAGAATGACATTTTGGGCTTTAACTACAGTTTGACGGGAACCACCTTTGATGAGGACCTACAAACGGGGAATCAAGTTGGGGGAATTGCCGTGCCTGCTGTAGGGGGAGTAAATACGCAAAGCTTTACGGCAACGGCTACAGATGGCTGTGGGAACCAAAGTTATACCTTAGTTTTGGAGGTAGAGCACTTTGCCTTGCCCGTTACTTATTTGCCTGATGCTATTTGTGCGGCGCCCATGCTCAATTTGAACCAAACCTATACCTATGGTTGGTGTCCCACAGTTACTTTAGAGCCCAATGAGCCCAATGCTAGTGATGTGACGGACAATGGTTCTGTTTGGTTTGCTTTTACGGCTCCAGCTTCTGGGGAAGTAGAAATTACTACGGACCTTAGCGGAACGGAAATCGGGACCTATATGCAGTTTTATCATGCTGCAGATGGCTATGGTTGTACGGTAGGGAATAACCTCAACACAGGCGCCCAAGTAAAAGACAAATTTGAATACCTTTCGCATTTAGAATTTTCGGATGGAACAGATGGTTTGGGGTTAGATCCTGAGGCAGAAATTGAATTTGATGCTTGTGACCCTGTAGGGGGCGTGAGTTACCAAAAGCTGCATCCTGGGGAGGTCTATTATGTACAGCTCACTTCTGATGATGCAGGAGAAAGAGGTTGGGTACAGGTTCGGATTAACGATTTGGGAGGATCCTCTCCGCCCAATCCAGAAGACATTCCCTGTACTGCACCTCAAATTACCTTGGGTACAGCTGCTGTTTCCTCTGGAGCGGGTTCAGCGGCTAGCATTACCCTAGACTTTGACTGTGCTTTTGATGGGGGGAATGATTATGGAGAAACGGGCTCGGCCCATACCAACTCCAATCCAGAGAACTACCATGCTTATGATTACGATCATAATGCGACCAATAACAGCACGGTCAATGAATCGGTTTGGATGCATTTTACTGCGCCCAATAGTGGCCGTGCTTATGTAGAAACAGATTATACAGGTTCTGTATTTAGTGAGAACTTGGCCTTTTTTGGACCAGATCCTCGCTTTGCGCCGGGTACTCCTGGCGATTTCTCTTGTGCCAACTTAACCAACCTCGATGCAGCAGATGGGGGCCGAAATGGTGTTTTGGGAAATGCTCAAGAAAGCGCCATTGTCTACAGAGAGTGTATGGAGCCAGGTTATGAGTACTATGCTATGGCGGATCCTGTTAGTGGACTCAACCCCTTCAATGACCAGTTTATTGGAGTTTGGGCCTATGATCCTTCGGTAACGGAGCCTTTGGAGAACCCTCCACCCAATGATATTCTTTGCCTTACGCTACCTGATCCCTTCTATGAGATTCCGGTGCAGTTAATTGGTCAGCCTCCTCTCCCCTTCCAAGCAGTAGCGGGAAGCAACCAACGCGCTTGTATTGAGCGCCTAGCTGGAGAGCCTGTATCTGACCCGAACCCTGCTAATCGCGCAGATCAGACGGTATGGCACTACTTTACCGTTCCTCCTTCTGGAGTAGTAGAGATTCGCTTGAGAGCCTATACCAACCTCAACCGTTTGAACTATGCCATCTATCCTTTGCTCAATGGCACGGATTGTTATGGCGGTTTGCAGCCTGCTACCTACACGACTACAGGGGCCGCCAATGGTGGCGCACTAACGCCCATTGCTTCTGGCAACACGGATTTTAACGGAAGTACGATTAGCCTTTGTTGTTTGGTGCCTGGTACCGTTTACGCCCTTCAGTTAGACGGTGGTTCTCCTGGTGATCAGGGACAATACATCATTGAATACATTGAGGAAATTGAGGTCTATGCTGGCGACTCTCAGTATGAGACCGAGCAAGGCGATACTATTGCCTACAACAGCATGGACACCGCTTATATTTGCTATGGAGACAGCATTTTCCCTTCTGTTATGCTAGATCCTTTGGGCCAAACTACTTCTGTAGTGCCTGGCTGTTTGGAAGTAGGCTTTATGTTGCATAACAGCTTCCCTATTCCCGATACTATTGCCAATATTGGCTTTATGTATATTGACTCTACCCGAGATAGCTCGGCTTATTTTGTCAATAATACCAACAACTCGGGCAGCATGGGCAATCCGCTCTTCAACCAAGTTTACTATGTATCTGCGGTAGCAGATGAGACCGTTAGCTGGGGAGATTTGACCTGTTCTAGTGCGAGTATGGAAAATGGGGCCCCTGTGGTCTTCCTACAACCCTTGAATATTGTTACGGGTTATGATCCCAACAACTGTACAATTAGCCTGACGCTTTCAGGTGGTTTGCCTGCCTATAATGGTAGCAGTTATGATTATCTATTGGTCAATAGCTTTGGCGATACGATTCAGGGACAAGCCTTAGCCAACCAAACGGTTAGCTTTCCTATTTTGGGAGCCGATGTTTATGATATTTATATCAATGATGGGGTCAACTGTACAGCCCAATCTAGCGTCAATGCGAGTCCTTGTAATGACCCTTGTTTGAGCGATCCCATCCGCTTCATGCCTAGCCCAATTGATAGCACCATCTATCAATGTCAGGCTGGAGGTAATGCGGCTACAGCAACCGTCCTCATCAATGGAGGTTATCCCGCTCAGAATGGTTCTAACTACACGATTGTACTTAGTGGATCTTCTGTGGCTGGACAAAACGGTAGTTATACCGTGGCTGGTTCAGGCAACTCTAGCGCCATTTCATTTAGCTTTGATGTAGCTGATGGCGATGTTTGGAGCTTAATCGTAAGTGATAGCGGTGCTTGTAGCGATACTACAAGTCATCTCTTTACTTATGACCAAACCAACTGTCCTGATTTCTGTGTAGCGAATCCAGTAGTAGCTAGTTCTGGCTACAGCTGCTTCCCTACAGGCAGTGCTTTAGTAGAGGTTAGCTTGGGTGGTGGAGCCCCTTCTATCTTTGGTTCTAATTATACGGTAAGTGTTTCTGGTTCTACTGTATTTGGACAAACCTACAGTAACGCTCAGATTGCAGGGACTATTGGTGGCAGCAGCTACTTGTCCTTCTTGGTTAATGATGGTGACAACTGGACCGTTACGGTCATTGACGATAATGGCTGTACGGATACCCTCAGCAGTACCTATATCTTTAATAGTACGAACTGTCCTATTAGCTGTGATTCGGTGCCTTTGGCCATTACGCCTTCTAGCTACAATTGTAATCTAGATGGTACCGCAGAGGTCACTATTGATATTACAGGAGGTACGCCTTTCTTTGATGGCTCTGATTATAGCTTGACCATTACAGGAGTAAGCACTGGAGATAATGTCTTGAATACCCCAGTAGCGGGCAACATTGGCGGTTCGGTAACTTATAGCTTTACCGTAGCTGATGGCGACATCTGGCAGGTCTTTGTGGAAGACATTGAAGATTGTCAAGAAAGCTTGACGGATACCTTTGCTTGGAATGCGACCAACTGCGGTAACATCTGTAGCAATGCTAGCTATACACCCATCCTAATCAATGGCGGATCTGATTCGGTCAGTTATGACTGTGATGGGCAAGGCAATGCCATTTTGTTCTTAGAACTGACTGGCGGTTTGCCCGCAGCGGCTGGTCCCAACAACCTATATACCGCAACGATTACCATCAATGGCCAAACGACTAGCCAGCAAGCTCTTTATAGTGGTGGTTTTGCTAGCCTAGGCCTCAACTTGGCTTCTGGCGACGACTGGAAAGTGGTCATTACAGATGCTTTGGGTTGTTCTGCCGATAGCATTGCCGCTATTTTCCAAGCTGTAGATGCGGTTGCTACTAGTGATGCTGGTTTTGAAATCTTGGTGGGGGAAGCTGTTACCCTAGATGGTACAGGCAGCCAAGGAAACATTACTTCTTACCTTTGGACGCCCATGACGGGCCTCAATAATCCCACTCAAGCCACAACAATTGGCTTCCCGATTGAGACCACTACTTATAGTCTAGAGGTTCGTGATGCTAATGATTGTGTAGACTACGATAGCGTGACGGTTAATGTTGGCGCTTGTGTGGCCCAGCATTCTGGTTTCACGCCCAACAATGATGGCGTCAATGACCTTTGGGAAATTCCTTGTTTGGAATTGCTAGAAGGCGATTTGGAGGTTTACAACCGTTGGGGCCAATTGGTCTACCGCAAAGAGGCTTATGACAATAGCTGGGATGGTACGGACTTCCGTACGGGTTCCAATTTACCTGATGCTACCTACTATTATGTACTACAGGTAAAATATCCCTCTCAAGCCAATCCTGTCCTCTTTAAAGGTACGGTGACCATTATCCGTTAA